A genome region from Geminicoccus roseus DSM 18922 includes the following:
- a CDS encoding SDR family oxidoreductase, whose protein sequence is MKIVVIGGTGLIGSKLVDTLRRGGHEVVAASPNTGVNSITGEGLAQALAGAAVVIDVANSPSFEDQAVLAFFETSSRNLLAAGSAAGVRHHVALSVVGSERSPESGYLRAKLAQERLIAGSGIPYTIVRATQFFEFVGRIADSGTVGQTVRVSPALLQPIASADVVAALAEVALAAPRNGMVEVAGPEKIPLDELVGSFLRAAADPRTVVSDIHARYFGTELDDRSLTAGDSARLGATRFGDWLGHTVRADQPSRG, encoded by the coding sequence ATGAAGATCGTCGTCATCGGCGGCACCGGCCTGATCGGGTCGAAGCTCGTCGACACCCTGCGCCGCGGCGGCCACGAGGTCGTGGCGGCCTCTCCCAACACGGGCGTCAACAGCATCACCGGCGAGGGACTGGCCCAGGCGCTGGCCGGCGCCGCGGTGGTGATCGACGTGGCGAACTCGCCGTCCTTCGAGGACCAGGCGGTGCTGGCCTTCTTCGAGACCTCGAGCCGCAACCTGCTCGCGGCCGGTTCGGCCGCCGGCGTGCGCCATCACGTGGCATTGTCGGTGGTGGGCAGCGAACGCTCGCCCGAGAGCGGCTATCTTCGCGCGAAGCTTGCCCAGGAGCGGCTGATCGCGGGCTCCGGCATTCCCTACACCATCGTCCGGGCGACCCAGTTCTTCGAGTTCGTCGGCCGGATCGCCGATTCAGGCACGGTCGGGCAGACGGTCCGCGTGTCGCCGGCCCTGCTCCAGCCGATCGCCTCGGCCGACGTGGTGGCCGCTCTGGCCGAGGTCGCGCTCGCAGCGCCCCGCAACGGCATGGTCGAGGTCGCCGGGCCGGAGAAGATCCCCCTCGACGAGCTGGTCGGCAGCTTCCTGCGCGCCGCCGCGGACCCGCGCACGGTCGTGTCGGACATCCATGCCCGCTACTTCGGCACCGAGCTCGACGACCGCTCCCTGACCGCCGGCGACAGTGCCCGGCTCGGGGCGACCCGCTTTGGCGACTGGCTCGGGCATACCGTGCGCGCCGACCAGCCATCCCGCGGCTGA
- a CDS encoding winged helix-turn-helix domain-containing tetratricopeptide repeat protein → MRLAFGECVLDSDRRELFRGSEAVAAAPQVFDLLLYLVENRRRVVSRDDLLDAVWGGRIVSESTLASHVNAVRRAIGDSGQDQRLVRTVARKGFRFVGEVSEVVGGDGPGVPGGEADLPAEPAAVLPLPDRPSIAVLPFVNLSGDPDQDYFADGVVEDIITALSHIRWLFVIARNSSFTYKNRAVDVRRVGRELGVRYVLEGSLRRTPGRVRITAQLIDATTGIHVSADRFDGTLDDIFELQDQVASSVVGAIARQLERAEIERARRKPTRSLDAYDYYLRGMAHLHQGSREDMDLALPLFRQAVQLDPGFASAYAMAAWCHFWRKVNGWMTDRERESAEGIRLARLAVELGRDDPVALTRSGHALGHLLGDLDGGIALLDRALALDSNLAAAWFLGGFLRAWRGEPEDAIAHFSRAMRLSPLDPETYRMQAGMALAHLLAGRFDAASSWAEKAFRDLPSFLMVIGIIAASHALAGRSEEAERAMRRLRQLDPRLQVSDLRQWLPIRRSEDLAMLAEGLRRAGLPEGPGPG, encoded by the coding sequence ATGCGTCTGGCGTTCGGGGAGTGCGTGCTCGATTCCGACCGGCGCGAGCTCTTTCGCGGGTCCGAGGCGGTCGCGGCCGCTCCCCAGGTCTTCGACCTGCTGCTCTATCTCGTGGAGAACCGCCGGCGCGTCGTGAGCCGGGACGACCTGCTCGACGCGGTATGGGGCGGCCGGATCGTGTCCGAATCGACCCTGGCCAGCCATGTCAACGCGGTGCGCCGGGCGATCGGCGACAGCGGACAGGATCAGCGCCTGGTCCGCACCGTCGCCCGCAAGGGCTTCCGGTTCGTGGGCGAGGTGAGCGAGGTGGTGGGCGGGGACGGACCGGGCGTGCCCGGCGGCGAGGCCGACCTGCCGGCCGAACCGGCGGCGGTTCTGCCGCTTCCCGACCGCCCCTCGATCGCCGTGCTGCCGTTCGTCAACCTGAGCGGCGACCCGGACCAGGACTATTTCGCCGACGGGGTGGTGGAGGACATCATCACCGCCCTGTCGCACATCCGCTGGCTGTTCGTGATCGCCCGCAACTCGAGCTTCACCTACAAGAACCGCGCCGTGGACGTGCGGCGGGTGGGACGCGAGCTGGGCGTGCGCTACGTGCTGGAAGGCAGCCTGCGCCGCACGCCTGGCCGGGTGCGCATCACCGCGCAGCTGATCGATGCGACCACCGGCATCCATGTCTCGGCCGACCGCTTCGACGGCACGCTCGACGACATCTTCGAGCTGCAGGACCAGGTCGCCTCCAGCGTGGTCGGTGCCATCGCCCGGCAGCTGGAGCGGGCGGAGATCGAGCGCGCCAGGCGCAAGCCGACCCGGAGCCTCGACGCCTACGACTACTACCTGCGGGGGATGGCGCACCTGCACCAGGGCAGCCGCGAGGACATGGACCTGGCCCTGCCGCTGTTCCGCCAGGCCGTTCAGCTCGACCCGGGCTTCGCTTCCGCCTATGCGATGGCCGCCTGGTGCCATTTCTGGCGCAAGGTCAATGGCTGGATGACGGACCGCGAGCGCGAGAGCGCCGAGGGGATCCGGCTGGCGCGGCTGGCGGTGGAACTGGGCCGGGACGATCCGGTCGCGCTGACCCGCAGCGGCCATGCGCTCGGCCATCTGCTGGGCGACCTCGACGGCGGCATCGCACTTCTCGACCGGGCGCTGGCCCTGGATTCCAACCTGGCGGCGGCCTGGTTCCTGGGCGGCTTCCTGCGGGCGTGGCGGGGCGAGCCGGAAGACGCCATCGCCCACTTCTCCCGGGCGATGCGCCTGAGCCCGCTGGACCCGGAAACGTACCGGATGCAGGCGGGGATGGCCCTGGCCCACCTGCTGGCCGGCCGCTTCGACGCCGCGTCGTCCTGGGCGGAAAAGGCCTTTCGGGACCTGCCGAGCTTCCTGATGGTGATCGGCATCATCGCGGCCAGCCATGCGCTGGCCGGCCGGTCCGAGGAAGCGGAACGGGCCATGCGGCGCCTGCGCCAGCTCGACCCCAGGCTGCAGGTCTCCGATCTGCGCCAATGGCTGCCGATCCGCCGCAGCGAGGATCTCGCTATGCTGGCCGAAGGCCTGCGAAGGGCAGGCCTGCCGGAAGGCCCCGGCCCCGGTTGA
- a CDS encoding radical SAM protein has protein sequence MELSDLLIRLRKRTVAIDQAMFVAPAGGGVLPPDPQAQVAAVEDELALEIGPAEWAELERLAADPVPGRPLPRVLLVILARRALAAGDAKLAMRHGLAALAREQRDLAAQDVYLKAREAAGEGPGPVDPRGRFCAKPWRELELRPDLSGHACCPSWLAVPIGRADGAEGAAFWNSEAARAIRRSVLDGSFTWCSRLHCPHIAAEKLPRREEVTDPELAGIIRDERTEVAAGPRRVLLNYDRSCNLACPSCRRERIVADQEERERLDAVADRVVLPLLEDAKLVKATGSGDPFASAHFRRLLKRLDRARYPRLRLQLQTNGLLCDERAWQELDLEGRVEALWVSIDAAEADTYAVIRKHGDWQRLRENLDFMAVLKRRGGVKDWRLDFVVQARNYREMPAAADLARALGADGIHFHMIRNWGTFTPQAFREHLIAAPDHAEHQAFLAVLRDPALAWAGVDWSDLTPLRQRALTAAAKAA, from the coding sequence ATGGAACTGAGCGACCTCCTGATCCGCCTGCGCAAGCGCACCGTCGCGATCGACCAGGCGATGTTCGTGGCCCCGGCGGGCGGCGGCGTGCTGCCTCCCGATCCGCAGGCGCAGGTCGCCGCGGTCGAGGACGAGCTGGCGCTGGAGATCGGGCCGGCGGAATGGGCCGAGCTGGAGCGGCTGGCGGCGGATCCGGTGCCGGGCAGGCCGCTGCCGCGGGTGCTGCTGGTGATCCTGGCGCGGCGCGCCCTGGCGGCGGGAGATGCCAAGCTGGCGATGCGGCACGGTCTGGCGGCGCTGGCGCGCGAGCAGCGCGACCTGGCCGCGCAGGATGTCTATCTGAAGGCGCGGGAAGCCGCCGGCGAGGGGCCGGGGCCGGTTGATCCGCGCGGGCGGTTCTGCGCCAAGCCCTGGCGCGAGCTGGAGCTGCGGCCGGACCTGAGCGGCCATGCCTGCTGCCCGTCCTGGCTGGCGGTGCCGATCGGCAGGGCGGACGGGGCCGAGGGGGCGGCGTTCTGGAATTCGGAGGCGGCCAGGGCGATCCGCCGCTCGGTGCTGGACGGCAGCTTCACCTGGTGCTCGCGGCTGCACTGCCCGCACATCGCTGCCGAAAAGCTGCCCCGGCGCGAGGAGGTTACCGACCCGGAGCTGGCCGGGATCATCCGGGACGAGCGGACCGAGGTCGCGGCGGGCCCCAGGCGGGTGCTCCTGAACTACGACCGGTCCTGCAACCTGGCCTGCCCGTCCTGCCGGCGGGAGCGGATCGTGGCCGACCAGGAGGAGCGCGAGCGGCTGGACGCGGTGGCCGACCGGGTGGTGCTGCCGCTGCTGGAGGACGCGAAGCTGGTCAAGGCGACCGGGTCGGGCGATCCGTTCGCCAGCGCACATTTCCGCCGGCTCCTGAAGCGGCTGGACCGGGCGCGCTACCCGCGGCTGCGCCTGCAGCTGCAGACCAACGGCCTGCTGTGCGACGAGCGGGCCTGGCAGGAGCTGGACCTGGAGGGGCGGGTCGAGGCCTTGTGGGTATCGATCGACGCGGCCGAGGCGGATACCTATGCGGTGATCCGCAAGCATGGCGACTGGCAGCGGCTGCGCGAGAACCTGGACTTCATGGCGGTCCTGAAGCGGCGGGGCGGGGTGAAGGACTGGCGGCTGGACTTCGTGGTCCAGGCGCGGAACTACCGGGAAATGCCGGCGGCCGCCGACCTGGCCCGCGCGCTCGGCGCCGACGGCATCCATTTCCACATGATCCGCAACTGGGGAACGTTCACCCCGCAGGCGTTCCGCGAACACCTGATCGCGGCGCCCGACCATGCCGAGCACCAGGCATTCCTGGCGGTGCTGCGCGACCCGGCCCTGGCCTGGGCCGGGGTCGACTGGTCCGACCTGACGCCTTTGCGCCAACGTGCCCTGACCGCGGCGGCCAAGGCCGCCTGA
- a CDS encoding bifunctional diguanylate cyclase/phosphodiesterase: MTIAKSWTDRVPGTSAWAGHSSGALGLRVLAGFGLLAALAAVALGAIIAIGTVEQDDAAAAASAKLGETALRVRQEQLGRVLLDYSIWTEAHQRLHPVVDLDWAFDAGNIGPGIQDSLGYEYAFVVDAAGQTTYTLDHGALGALDAFAVLQHGLQGLIERARAGEAPQAATGLVEVAGRPALAAAAVVWTEETGTPFDAAPVLIFVDLVDDAAVRTIAGNYLLHDLRFQRETGSGSDVSLPLVAADGTTLGHLAWQPDHPGSALLRTAMPALLGLGGGFLVLAALVGRSLRRATRAMAASEERFRDLAEVASDWFWETDAQLRFNYVSKRIAHVGSQAPESMLGKTRAELGKPYDDPDKWRRHLADLAARLPFREFSYRMHEADGRIRHLKVSGKPVFGATGEFLGYRGTGSDITQEVEAAARIEFLSLHDPLTGLPNRLRFTERLEEAVALARRDGRASATVYLDLDRFKDVNDTLGHPAGDALLREVTGRLRQIMREADTMARLGGDEFAFVLPDCGGLAEAEAFCRRVLAAVAVPFDLEGHTAHVGASMGVAFVPLDAQNAEHAMRCADLALYRAKNEGRGAYRFYAPEMNVELQRRHGIEQDLRRALAAGEFELYFQPKYRTDGEALVGVEALLRWHHPQRGLVMPGDFIDLAEQTGIIVPMGEWILEQACAQVARWPDLGLAVNLSPAQFRSPHLVEAVERALTRSGVAPDRLELEVTESLLVNDLAMVKTTLAALKKLGVRLAMDDFGTGYSSLAGLQNLPFDRIKIDRSFVARLGVSADALAIVRAVVTLGQGLGMATTAEGVEDRYQLDLLRGIGCDEVQGFLLGQPMPAVAIDSITQCAGPGEAETGCTADRADRQAAAGTGLVAADAQHGLAWCG; this comes from the coding sequence ATGACGATCGCCAAGTCATGGACCGACCGCGTCCCCGGTACCTCCGCCTGGGCCGGCCACTCCTCCGGCGCGCTCGGCCTGCGGGTCCTGGCCGGCTTCGGCCTGCTGGCCGCCCTGGCGGCGGTGGCACTCGGCGCGATCATCGCGATCGGCACGGTCGAGCAGGACGATGCCGCGGCCGCCGCCTCGGCGAAGCTGGGCGAGACCGCGCTGCGCGTCCGCCAGGAGCAGCTCGGCCGGGTGCTGCTGGACTATTCCATCTGGACCGAGGCCCATCAGCGGCTGCATCCGGTGGTGGACCTGGACTGGGCCTTCGACGCCGGCAATATCGGGCCGGGCATCCAGGACAGCCTGGGCTACGAGTATGCGTTCGTGGTCGATGCCGCCGGGCAGACGACCTACACGCTGGATCATGGCGCGCTTGGCGCGCTCGACGCGTTCGCCGTGCTGCAGCACGGCCTGCAGGGACTGATCGAGCGGGCGCGGGCCGGAGAGGCGCCGCAGGCGGCGACCGGCCTGGTCGAGGTCGCCGGCCGGCCGGCCCTGGCGGCGGCGGCGGTGGTGTGGACCGAGGAGACCGGCACGCCGTTCGACGCAGCGCCGGTGCTGATCTTCGTCGACCTGGTCGACGACGCGGCGGTGCGGACCATCGCCGGCAACTACCTGCTCCACGACCTCCGCTTCCAGCGGGAGACCGGCTCGGGGAGCGACGTGTCCCTGCCGCTGGTCGCCGCCGACGGCACCACGCTCGGCCATCTCGCCTGGCAGCCCGATCACCCGGGCAGCGCGCTGCTTCGGACCGCCATGCCGGCCCTGCTCGGCCTGGGCGGCGGCTTCCTGGTGCTGGCGGCCCTGGTCGGCCGCTCGCTGCGCCGGGCGACCCGGGCGATGGCCGCCAGCGAGGAGCGGTTCCGCGACCTGGCCGAGGTGGCTTCCGACTGGTTCTGGGAGACCGATGCGCAGCTGCGCTTCAACTATGTCTCCAAGCGGATCGCCCATGTCGGCAGCCAGGCCCCGGAGAGCATGCTGGGCAAAACCCGGGCCGAGCTGGGCAAGCCCTACGACGATCCGGACAAGTGGCGCCGGCATCTGGCCGATCTCGCGGCGCGCCTGCCGTTCCGGGAGTTCTCCTACCGCATGCACGAGGCGGACGGCCGCATCCGGCACCTCAAGGTGAGCGGCAAGCCGGTGTTCGGTGCGACGGGCGAGTTCCTGGGCTATCGCGGCACCGGCTCGGACATCACCCAGGAGGTCGAGGCCGCCGCACGGATCGAGTTCCTGTCGCTCCACGACCCGCTGACCGGGCTGCCCAACCGGCTCCGGTTCACCGAGCGGCTGGAGGAGGCGGTGGCGCTGGCCAGGCGCGACGGCCGCGCCAGCGCGACGGTCTATCTCGACCTGGACCGGTTCAAGGACGTCAACGACACGCTGGGCCATCCCGCCGGGGACGCGCTGCTGCGCGAGGTGACCGGCCGGCTGCGCCAGATCATGCGCGAGGCCGACACCATGGCGCGGCTGGGCGGCGACGAGTTCGCGTTCGTGCTGCCGGACTGCGGCGGCCTGGCCGAGGCCGAGGCATTCTGCCGGCGGGTGCTGGCGGCGGTGGCGGTGCCCTTCGACCTGGAAGGCCATACCGCCCATGTCGGCGCCAGCATGGGCGTAGCGTTCGTGCCCCTCGACGCCCAGAACGCCGAGCATGCCATGCGCTGCGCCGACCTGGCCCTCTACCGCGCCAAGAACGAGGGGCGCGGCGCCTACCGCTTCTATGCGCCGGAGATGAACGTCGAGCTGCAGCGGCGCCACGGGATCGAGCAGGATCTCCGCCGCGCCCTGGCGGCCGGTGAGTTCGAATTGTACTTCCAGCCGAAATACCGCACCGATGGCGAGGCGCTGGTGGGTGTGGAGGCGCTGCTGCGCTGGCACCACCCGCAGCGCGGGCTGGTCATGCCCGGCGACTTCATCGACCTGGCCGAGCAGACCGGGATCATCGTGCCGATGGGCGAATGGATCCTGGAGCAGGCCTGCGCCCAGGTGGCGCGCTGGCCGGACCTGGGGCTGGCGGTCAACCTGTCGCCGGCCCAGTTCCGCAGCCCCCATCTGGTCGAGGCGGTCGAGCGGGCGCTGACCCGCTCCGGCGTGGCGCCCGACCGGCTGGAGCTGGAGGTCACCGAGAGCCTGCTGGTCAACGACCTGGCCATGGTCAAAACCACCCTCGCCGCGCTGAAGAAGCTGGGGGTCCGGCTGGCGATGGACGATTTCGGCACCGGCTACAGCTCGCTGGCCGGCCTGCAGAACCTGCCGTTCGACCGCATCAAGATCGACCGCTCGTTCGTGGCGCGGCTGGGGGTGTCCGCCGATGCGCTGGCGATCGTGCGGGCGGTGGTCACCCTGGGCCAGGGCCTGGGGATGGCGACCACCGCCGAGGGGGTGGAGGACCGCTACCAGCTCGACCTGCTGCGCGGGATCGGCTGCGACGAGGTGCAGGGCTTCCTGCTGGGCCAGCCGATGCCGGCCGTGGCCATCGATTCGATCACCCAGTGCGCCGGCCCGGGCGAGGCGGAAACCGGCTGTACAGCGGACCGTGCCGACCGGCAGGCGGCAGCCGGAACCGGTCTGGTGGCGGCGGACGCGCAGCATGGGCTGGCCTGGTGCGGCTGA
- a CDS encoding sugar-binding protein → MLTVGAGMASAQEKKTLALITNAAADFWTIARRGTEKAQEELPDYQVEFYVVAESTAAEQRRILDDLLTKGVAGVSISSIDPANSTEILNKVADQAVLFTTDSDAPESERLAYIGTDNEQAGEEAGELIKKALPDGGQIMMFVGTMGAANAQERVQGIRNVLDGSNIEIIDIRTDEVDFARAKRNVEDTLTRYPDVDGLVGLYSYNTPQIVEAVRAAGKTGQVKVIGFDEDPLTLRGIADGIVEATVVQQPYEFGYQSIKGLARVIEGDRSWIPEDGLVIVPTKVIDSSNVEQFQAEMRELVAQ, encoded by the coding sequence ATGCTGACGGTCGGCGCCGGCATGGCGTCGGCCCAGGAAAAGAAGACCCTGGCGCTGATCACCAACGCCGCCGCCGACTTCTGGACCATCGCCCGGCGCGGCACCGAGAAGGCCCAGGAGGAGCTGCCGGACTACCAAGTCGAGTTCTACGTGGTCGCCGAATCGACCGCCGCCGAGCAGCGCCGGATCCTGGACGACCTGCTGACCAAGGGGGTGGCCGGCGTCTCGATCAGCTCGATCGACCCCGCCAACTCCACCGAGATCCTGAACAAGGTCGCCGACCAGGCGGTGCTGTTCACCACCGACAGCGACGCGCCGGAATCCGAGCGGCTCGCCTATATCGGCACCGACAACGAGCAGGCCGGCGAAGAGGCGGGCGAGCTGATCAAGAAGGCGCTTCCCGACGGCGGCCAGATCATGATGTTCGTCGGGACCATGGGGGCGGCCAACGCCCAGGAGCGCGTCCAGGGCATCAGGAACGTGCTGGACGGCTCCAACATCGAGATCATCGACATCCGCACCGACGAGGTCGACTTCGCCCGCGCCAAGCGCAACGTCGAGGACACCCTCACCCGGTATCCGGACGTCGACGGCCTGGTCGGGCTCTATTCCTACAACACCCCGCAGATTGTGGAAGCGGTCCGCGCCGCGGGCAAGACCGGCCAGGTCAAGGTCATCGGCTTCGACGAGGACCCGCTCACCCTGCGCGGCATCGCCGACGGCATCGTCGAGGCGACCGTGGTCCAGCAGCCCTACGAGTTCGGCTACCAGTCGATCAAGGGCCTGGCCAGGGTCATCGAGGGCGACCGGTCCTGGATCCCCGAGGACGGCCTGGTGATCGTGCCGACCAAGGTCATCGACAGCTCCAACGTCGAGCAGTTCCAGGCCGAGATGCGCGAACTCGTCGCCCAGTGA
- a CDS encoding sugar ABC transporter ATP-binding protein translates to MSKPFLQLLDITKTYPGVTALSNVSLSVAPGEVVGLIGENGAGKSTLMKILGGVVSPSRGRIMVDGTEHAALTVNESLNAGIAFVHQELNLFENLDVAANIFIGREPLSGGFLKLVDKDETRRRVAPLLERLDVDFAPDTPVAELSIAERQMVEIAKALSLNARLIIMDEPTSSLTLSETERLLSVIAELKAQGVAIIYISHRLNEVKTCADRVVCLRDGHLVGELPVDEIDHPTMIRLMIGRDLKSVYIPPKNEPAEGGLVLDRIRTSAFPDHATSFTLRRGEILGLAGLIGSGRTSLARTIFGVDQPVGGSMTLDGQPLVVASPQDAIARGIYLAPEDRKRSGLILEFPIRENISLADLWTYAPSWLVRRGQEKEMADQQRVRLGIKTPSVETPALSLSGGNQQKVVLAKWLSMRPQVIIFDEPTRGIDVGAKAEIYQLMRELAESGVAILMISSDMEEVIGVSDQVAVMHEGEIAGFLGRDQLSEHAVLELAVGHRQAA, encoded by the coding sequence ATGTCCAAGCCCTTCCTGCAACTCCTGGACATCACCAAGACCTATCCGGGGGTCACCGCGCTTTCCAACGTCAGCCTGTCGGTGGCGCCCGGCGAGGTGGTCGGGCTGATCGGCGAGAACGGCGCCGGCAAGTCGACGCTGATGAAGATCCTGGGCGGCGTGGTCAGCCCCAGCCGCGGCCGGATCATGGTCGACGGCACCGAGCATGCCGCGCTCACCGTCAACGAATCGCTGAACGCCGGGATCGCCTTCGTCCACCAGGAACTCAACCTGTTCGAGAACCTGGACGTCGCCGCCAACATCTTCATCGGGCGCGAGCCCCTGTCCGGCGGCTTTCTGAAGCTGGTCGACAAGGACGAGACCCGCCGGCGGGTGGCGCCGCTGCTGGAGCGGCTGGACGTCGATTTCGCGCCGGATACCCCGGTGGCCGAGCTGTCGATTGCCGAGCGGCAGATGGTCGAGATCGCCAAGGCGCTCTCGCTCAACGCCCGGCTGATCATCATGGACGAGCCGACCTCCAGCCTGACCCTGTCGGAAACCGAGCGCCTGCTCTCGGTGATCGCCGAGCTCAAGGCCCAGGGCGTGGCGATCATCTATATCAGCCACCGGCTGAACGAGGTGAAGACCTGCGCCGACCGGGTGGTCTGCCTGCGCGACGGCCACCTGGTGGGCGAGCTGCCGGTGGACGAGATCGACCATCCGACCATGATCCGGCTGATGATCGGCCGCGACCTGAAGTCGGTCTATATCCCGCCGAAGAACGAGCCGGCCGAGGGTGGCCTGGTCCTGGACCGGATCCGCACCAGCGCCTTTCCCGACCATGCCACCTCGTTCACCCTGCGCCGCGGCGAGATCCTGGGCCTGGCGGGCCTGATCGGCTCCGGCCGCACCTCGCTCGCCCGCACCATCTTCGGCGTCGACCAGCCGGTCGGCGGCAGCATGACCCTGGACGGCCAGCCCCTGGTGGTGGCGAGCCCGCAGGACGCGATCGCCCGCGGCATCTACCTGGCGCCGGAGGACCGCAAGCGCTCCGGCCTGATCCTGGAATTCCCGATCCGCGAGAACATCTCGCTGGCCGACCTTTGGACCTACGCCCCGTCCTGGCTGGTCCGCCGCGGCCAGGAAAAGGAGATGGCCGACCAGCAGCGGGTCCGCCTCGGCATCAAGACGCCCTCGGTGGAGACCCCGGCCTTGTCGCTGTCCGGCGGCAACCAGCAGAAGGTGGTGCTCGCCAAGTGGCTGTCGATGCGGCCGCAGGTGATCATCTTCGACGAGCCGACCCGCGGCATCGACGTCGGCGCCAAGGCCGAGATCTACCAGCTGATGCGCGAGCTCGCCGAATCCGGCGTGGCGATCCTGATGATCTCCTCGGACATGGAGGAGGTGATCGGCGTGAGCGACCAGGTCGCCGTCATGCACGAGGGCGAGATCGCCGGCTTTCTCGGCCGCGACCAGCTTTCCGAACACGCTGTCCTAGAACTCGCCGTCGGCCATCGCCAGGCCGCCTGA
- a CDS encoding ABC transporter permease, which produces MHKKDLGLLALVLVIGAITTALNPVFLSPVNLVNMANLIGLFGIFSIGQGLVIITGGIELSVGSMFALIGVIFVDLLVNYELPWPIVIVVAVGLGLIFGAVHAFLVTRLNLQPFVVTLCGLLIYRGIARWYMADATIGFGYGDFDTLFWLASGRSFGIPHTFIAFVIVAIVMYVVLHKSVYGRHLLAAGKNEEAARFSGINTRMVIASAYMINGTLAGLSALFLAFYTSSVSPSAHGTFYELYAIAAAVLGGCSLRGGEGSIIGIVLGTILLQILQNLVNLLGIPTSLNFAVMGAVILAGVLADQALTRRRAIKVAEQQRAKVAAAA; this is translated from the coding sequence ATGCATAAGAAAGATCTGGGCCTCCTCGCCCTGGTCCTCGTGATCGGCGCCATCACCACGGCGCTGAACCCGGTGTTCCTTTCCCCGGTCAACCTGGTCAACATGGCCAACCTGATCGGCCTGTTCGGGATCTTCTCGATCGGCCAGGGCCTGGTCATCATCACCGGGGGCATCGAGCTCTCGGTGGGCTCGATGTTCGCCCTGATCGGGGTGATCTTCGTCGACCTGCTGGTCAATTACGAGCTGCCCTGGCCGATCGTGATCGTGGTCGCGGTGGGGCTCGGCCTGATCTTCGGCGCGGTGCACGCCTTCCTGGTCACCCGGCTGAACCTGCAGCCCTTCGTGGTCACCCTGTGCGGCCTGCTGATCTACCGGGGCATCGCGCGCTGGTACATGGCGGACGCCACCATCGGCTTCGGCTACGGCGACTTCGACACCCTGTTCTGGCTGGCGTCCGGCCGCTCGTTCGGCATCCCGCACACCTTCATCGCCTTCGTGATCGTGGCGATCGTGATGTACGTGGTGCTGCACAAGTCGGTCTATGGCCGCCACCTCCTGGCCGCCGGCAAGAACGAGGAAGCCGCCCGCTTCTCCGGCATCAACACCCGCATGGTGATCGCCAGCGCCTACATGATCAACGGCACGCTGGCCGGCCTGAGCGCCTTGTTCCTGGCCTTCTACACCAGCTCGGTCTCGCCCTCGGCGCACGGCACCTTCTACGAGCTGTACGCCATCGCCGCCGCGGTGCTGGGCGGCTGCTCGCTCCGGGGCGGCGAGGGCTCGATCATCGGCATCGTGCTGGGCACCATCCTTTTGCAGATCCTGCAGAACCTGGTGAACCTGCTGGGCATCCCGACCTCCCTGAACTTCGCGGTGATGGGGGCGGTGATCCTGGCGGGCGTGCTGGCCGACCAGGCGCTGACCCGCCGCCGGGCGATCAAGGTGGCGGAGCAGCAGCGGGCGAAAGTTGCCGCTGCCGCCTGA
- a CDS encoding amidoligase family protein: MNDAESPRQPSGHRFEPPRTWSANAGQVRQVGVEIEFMGVGVSTSAEALCRALGGAVVEEDPQSFAVRGTSLGNLTVELDTRYVHPGKHGRSLPVHLGRRSAAWLGVALSRVVPRELVVAPLPPERLGLVDQAVAVLRAAGARGRGTSWLGSLGLHFNVDPPSLEVDTLLGYLRAFLLLEPWLRRETFRAARWRRGLLLPAEYPAGYVRRVLAPDYRPDLAGFADDYLKANPTRDRALDLLPVLLHLDKARVRARLPFEKIGPRPALHYRLPWAQVGAPKWSILPDWQRWLAVERLAGDPVRLEALSLAFLRFAGSTAQWGQRAGEPGCP, translated from the coding sequence ATGAACGACGCCGAATCCCCTCGCCAGCCCTCCGGCCACCGGTTCGAGCCGCCCCGGACATGGTCCGCCAACGCCGGGCAGGTCCGGCAAGTCGGTGTCGAGATCGAGTTCATGGGCGTGGGCGTGAGTACGTCAGCAGAGGCGCTTTGCCGTGCGCTCGGCGGGGCGGTGGTGGAGGAGGATCCGCAGAGCTTTGCGGTCCGCGGCACAAGCCTGGGCAATCTTACCGTGGAGCTGGACACCCGCTACGTGCACCCCGGCAAGCATGGGCGGTCGTTGCCGGTGCATCTGGGACGGCGGAGCGCGGCGTGGCTGGGGGTGGCGCTGAGCCGGGTGGTGCCGCGGGAACTGGTGGTGGCGCCGCTGCCGCCGGAGCGGCTGGGCCTGGTCGACCAGGCGGTGGCGGTGCTGCGGGCGGCAGGCGCGCGCGGGCGGGGGACGAGCTGGTTGGGCTCGCTCGGGCTGCATTTCAACGTCGACCCGCCGTCGCTGGAGGTGGACACGCTGCTGGGCTACCTGCGGGCTTTCCTGCTGCTGGAGCCGTGGCTGCGGCGGGAAACGTTCCGGGCGGCGCGCTGGCGGCGGGGGCTGCTGCTGCCGGCGGAGTATCCGGCAGGCTATGTGCGCCGGGTGCTGGCGCCCGACTACCGGCCGGACCTGGCGGGGTTCGCCGACGACTATCTGAAGGCCAACCCGACCCGGGACCGGGCGCTGGACCTCCTGCCGGTGCTGCTGCACCTGGACAAGGCGCGGGTGCGCGCGCGGCTGCCGTTCGAGAAGATCGGTCCCAGGCCCGCCCTGCACTACCGCCTGCCCTGGGCGCAGGTAGGCGCGCCCAAGTGGAGCATCCTGCCGGACTGGCAGCGCTGGCTGGCGGTGGAGCGGCTGGCCGGCGATCCGGTGCGGCTGGAGGCGCTGAGCCTGGCGTTCCTGCGCTTTGCGGGCAGTACCGCCCAGTGGGGGCAGCGGGCGGGGGAGCCCGGCTGTCCCTGA